The proteins below are encoded in one region of Scleropages formosus chromosome 19, fSclFor1.1, whole genome shotgun sequence:
- the ccny gene encoding cyclin-Y isoform X3: MRRKYSSCSTIFLDDSTVSQPNLKYTIKCVALAIYYHVKNRDTDGRMLLDIFDEKLHPLSKSEVPPDYDKHDPEQKQIYRFVRTLFSAAQLTAECAIVTLVYLERLLTYAEIDICPANWKRIVLGAILLASKVWDDQAVWNVDYCQILKDITVEDMNELERQFLELLQFNINVPSSVYAKYYFDLRSLSEANNLSFPLEPLSRDKAQKLEAISRLCDDKYKDLRKAAKKRSVSADNLAVARWAPAIIS, encoded by the exons ATGAGGCGCAAGTACAGCTCCTGCTCCACCATATTTCTCGACGACAGCACGGTCAGCCAGCCGAACCTTAAATACACCATTAAATG TGTAGCCCTTGCAATATATTACCATGTGAAAAACAG AGACACAGATGGCCGAATGCTGTTAGACATTTTCGATGAGAAACTTCATCCACTTTCG AAATCCGAAGTGCCGCCCGACTACGACAAGCACGACCCGGAACAGAAGCAGATCTACCGCTTTGTCCGGACGCTCTTCAGCGCTGCTCAGCTGACTGCAGAATGTGCCATTGTCACCCTG GTGTACCTCGAAAGGCTGTTAACGTACGCAGAGATCGACATCTGCCCTGCCAACTGGAAGCGCATCGTGCTGGGTGCCATCCTGCTGGCCTCCAAGGTGTGGGATGACCAGGCCGTGTGGAACGTGGACTACTGCCAAATCCTCAAGGACATCACCGTGGAAGACAT GAACGAACTGGAGCGCCAgttcctggagctgctgcagttcAACATCAACGTCCCGTCAAGTGTTTACGCAAAGTACTACTTTGACCTGCGCTCCCTGTCGGAGGCCAACAATCTGAGCTTTCCCCTGGAGCCGCTGAGTCGCGACAAGGCACAGAAGCTGGAG GCCATCTCCAGGCTTTGTGACGACAAGTATAAGGACTTGAGGAAAGCTGCCAAGAAGCGGTCCGTGAGCGCGGACAATCTGGCTGTGGCCCGCTGGGCGCCCGCTATCATATCCTAA
- the gjd4 gene encoding gap junction delta-4 protein, which translates to MEKRSAVEYLFITLNQNVTIIGKLRFVLLLLLRVPVLLFAAFPLYVDDQERFACNTLQPGCAAVCYDTFSPMSPLRLWLVHLAAVCLPCAAFGVYVVHKATPVPAALSGAERSPPSDGSTSRVQRGEADTYAAAYFLHLVPRVLLEAGFGAGQYYLFGMDVPRRFLCHEIPCTTTVDCYTSGPTEKTVMLRLTLGLSAFSVLFDLADLACAARRWADRVRGRRRTLVEKIYEEERYDLSAGGQGADTGVPVALDLGATTTAAAHGRTSSTGETGEADPLPAPFVPPQAREDAPEREGSEVALCPASLPGSPRQLWVCKRGRLRPPPPPRRDSSATAVCTTRAGQYTLVEKTAPDLQANSADVQDKRSEWV; encoded by the exons ATGGAGAAGCGGAGCGCTGTCGAGTACCTCTTCATCACCCTGAACCAGAACGTGACCATCATCG GAAAGCTGCGGTTtgtgctgctcctcctgctccggGTGCCGGTCCTGCTCTTCGCAGCGTTCCCCCTCTACGTGGACGATCAAGAGCGCTTCGCGTGCAACACCCTGCAGCCCGGCTGCGCCGCCGTCTGCTACGACACGTTCTCCCCGATGTCCCCGCTGCGCCTCTGGCTCGTGCACCTGGCCGCGGTCTGCCTTCCTTGCGCCGCGTTCGGGGTCTACGTCGTCCACAAGGCGACGCCGGTCCCGGCCGCCCTATCCGGTGCGGAACGGAGTCCGCCCTCGGACGGGTCCACCTCGCGGGTTCAACGGGGCGAAGCGGACACCTATGCGGCGGCGTACTTCCTCCACCTGGTGCCGCGCGTCCTGCTCGAGGCGGGGTTCGGGGCGGGCCAGTACTACCTCTTCGGGATGGACGTCCCAAGGAGGTTCCTCTGCCACGAGATCCCCTGCACCACCACGGTGGACTGCTACACGTCCGGACCCACCGAGAAGACGGTAATGCTGCGCTTGACGCTGGGGCTCAGCGCCTTTTCCGTGCTGTTTGACCTGGCCGACCTGGCCTGTGCGGCTCGGCGCTGGGCCGACCGGGTGAGGGGGAGGAGAAGGACACTGGTGGAGAAGATCTATGAGGAAGAGCGGTACGACCTCTCCGCAGGCGGCCAGGGTGCGGACACTGGCGTCCCTGTGGCCCTGGATCTGGGCGCAACCACCACCGCTGCCGCTCACGGGCGAACATCCAGTACAGGTGAGACGGGTGAGGCGGACCCCCTGCCCGCTCCCTTCGTCCCTCCACAGGCCCGCGAAGATGCCCCAGAGCGGGAGGGTAGCGAGGTAGCTCTTTGTCCAGCCAGTCTGCCCGGGTCGCCACGGCAACTTTGGGTCTGTAAGCGCGGCCGCCTCCGgccgccaccgcccccccgccGGGACTCATCCGCCACGGCCGTCTGCACCACGAGAGCGGGTCAGTACACCCTGGTGGAGAAGACCGCTCCCGATCTCCAGGCGAACTCCGCTGATGTGCAGGACAAGCGTTCGGAGTGGGTGTGA